In Streptacidiphilus sp. P02-A3a, the DNA window CGGCCGAACGGTCCCGGAAGACCACCGGGCGGTAGTCGGGGTGCTTGTCCTTCGTCATCAGCTGCTCCTCGGTGTCCGGGCGTCGATGGTCGGCAGGGCGCGCCTGTCGGGACTGCTCCAGCATTCACCGCTTCGGCGCAGCGCGCGACCCCGCCGGTACCGGCCGGGTGACCGGCCCGGCGGTCGAGGGGCCGGTTCAGGGGCCGGTTCAGGCGGCGGGCGGCTCCTCCAACTGCCGCAGCACCTCCTCGGACACCGACGCCAGCGCCGCCACCTGCTCCGGGGTGAGCGCGTCGAAGACCAGTCGGCGCACCGTGGCCACATGCGTGGGCGCCGCCGCCTCGATCGCCTCCCGGCCCTGCGGGGTGATCACCACGAAGGACCCGCGCCGGTCGTTGGGGCAGTCCTCGCGGTCGATCAGGCCGCGGCCGACCATCCGGCCGAGGTGGTGCGACAGCCGGCTCTTCTCCCAGCGCAGCGCCTTCGCCAGTTCCAGCACCCGCAACCTGCCGTCGGCTATGTCCGTCAGCTGCACCAGCACGTCGAAGTCGGCCAGCGAGAGGTCCGAGTCGGTCTGGAGCTGGCGGCCGAGCCGGGCCATGAGCTGGGTGTGCATCCGCAGGAAGCTCCGCCAGGCGTGCCCTTGCGTGTCATCGAGCCAGGTGGTGGTGTCGGAACTGTTCATGACGTCAGTCTAGCCACATTGGTTGACGTGTCACCGAACACCGCTACGATGTAGATGAAACTTCAACAACCACTCGCCAGAGGAGCTCGGTATGACCACCGCCATCACCCCCGACCTGTCCGGCAGCTACACCATCGACCCGGCCCACAGCCGCCTCGGCTTCGTCGCCCGCCACGCGATGGTGACCAAGGTCCGCGGCTCCTTCAACGACGTGTCCGGCACCGTCACCATCGACGCGGACGACCCCTCGAAGTCCTCGGCGAACGTCACCATCCAGGTGGTCAGCATCGACACCGGCAACGCCGACCGCGACGGCCACCTGCGCACCAACGACTTCCTGGCCGTGGAGCAGCACCCGGAGATCACCTTCGTGTCCACCTCGGCCAAGCTGAACGGCGCCGACAACGTCACCCTGGCCGGCGACCTGACCATCAAGGGCGTCACCAAGTCGGTCACCCTGGAGTTCGACTACCAGGGCGCGGCCACCGACCCGTTCGGCAACAAGCGGCTGGGCTTCGAGGGCACGCACACCATCAGCCGCCAGGACTACGGCATCACCTGGAACGCCCCGCTGGAGACCGGCGGCGTACTGGTCGGCGACAAGGTCGTCCTTGAGTTCGACCTCTCCCTGGTCAAGAGCGCCTGAGCGGTCACGAGGGGCTGAGCGGTCACGATGGGCTGAGCGGTCATGTCGGGCCGAGCGGTCACGTCGGGCCGAGCGGTCAGCAGACCCGTTCGGGCTAGCCGCGCGGCCGGGTTCTCGTTCCCGCCCTCCCGGGCCCGACCGAGCGCCCGGGGCGCCGCCGCGACCCGCCCCGGCGCTGGCAGACTGTGCCGGTGCAGACTCAGCCCACTCCCTTCCGGCCGAACGCCGAGCAACTGGCCCGAGCCCACGGCACGACCATTCCGGACGTGACCGGCCCCGGGCTCCGGGTGCTCTTCTGCGGGATCAACCCCGGCCTGTGGTCAGGGGCCACCGGCCACCACTTCGCCCGCCCCGGCAACCGCTTCTGGCCCGCGCTGTACCGCGCGGGCTTCACTCCCCGCCAGTTCCGCCCCGACGAACAGGGCGAACTGCTGGCCCTCGGACTGGGGATCACCAATGTCGTCGCCCGGGCGACGGCCAAGGCCGATGAACTTACCGCCGACGAATACCGCACCGGCGGCCTGGAGCTGGCCGAACGGGTCACCAGGCTGCGGCCCCGGGCCCTGGCCGTGCTGGGCATCGGTGCCTACCGCACCGCCTTCGGCCACCGGCACGCCGCCGTCGGTCGGCAGCCGGACGACCTGGGCGACACCCAGGTCTGGGTCCTGCCCAACCCCAGCGGCCTGAACGCCCAGTGGACTACATCACGTTTGGCGGAGGTGTTCCGCCAGCTGCGGGAGGCCACGAGCCAAATTTGATCTTGCTAGAGGGCCGTTCCCACAGCTCAGGGGGATAGCCGGGCACCGGGTCACCCCCTTCGGGGTCATGGCGAGCGACGTGGTCGCGCCGACGCCCGTGGTTGCGAATTGATCTTGCTAGGCAGTCTGCCGGGGCTGGTCCTGGGGTGTCCCGAGTCGGTTCGTCGGACCGAAGATGATCATGGCCGGTTCGGATCGCTTCTGGGTGGTCCGGGGGGACGTGCCCTTGACCCGTGGGAACAACCGCATGCACGATGCGGAGCGAGAATCTTTCTCGAACCTTCAAAAAGGGAGTGCCCATGCGCGCACGATTCCTTGGCAAGGACCCGGAGTCCCAGGAAGGCAACTCGCCTACCCTGTTCGCCACCGACCGCACCGACCGCAAGACCTACCTCGCTCAGGGGTGGAAGGTGGTTGACCCCGAGGCGCTGGCGGACGTCGGCGAGGTGCCGGACCACGAGACGCTGATCGAGATCCCGGAGGAAGTCCTCAAGATGTACGCCCTCCGCTACTTGGAGCAGGAGGGAGAACACTGAGCCTCATCGTCGGAGCTGAGTTCGGTCAGCTCTTTCGCACCTTCGAGCACACGGCATTTCGGCTGGAAACGCGGGACCAATACAAGTCCGCCAACGAGTCCGAAGCCCTTCGTCAGTTCGTTGCGGGCGAGCCCGTTGAACTGGGCTGGTTTCAGAACTGGCTGGGCATGATCCGTGATGCGTCGGACAAGGGACGTCGTTTTTCCCGCGTGCGTGTGGTGAGTCTGCCGCTCACCGACTACAGCCGCTTCGGTGTGTACTGTTCCCAGCACACCAACGCGGCGGGCGAAGACATCCGTTACCTGCCCCGTGGTGAAGTGGCCGAGCTTCCAGATTACGACTACTGGTTGTTCGACTCGCGCAAGCTGGTGCGGATGCACTTCGATGACGACGAGAACTTCTTGGGCGGTGAAATCATCGAGGACCCCGCCGTGATCGTGCAGCACAACTACTGGCGTGATGCCGCTTGGCACTACGCTGTACGACGGGATGACTTTGCCACCGATTAGATCCACCGACGTCGCGAGCGTGCGTGAGGCACGTGTCGCACTCGGCCAACGACTCCGTGAGCTACGCCAGCAGGCGAACCTGACTGGACGGCAGCTGGCGGAGTCGTTGGCATGGCCAGCCTCCAAGATCTCCAAGTTGGAGAACGGCCACCAAACACCAACCGACGACGACATCCGAGGTTGGACCCGGGAGACTGGCAGTGAGGCGCAGGCTGATGCACTCCTGGCGTCGCTGCACACGCTTGAAAGCCAACACTCCGAGTGGCAACGGCAGATCAAGACCGGTCTCAAGAAGCATCAGCAAGACCTCATTGGGCTTGACGCGAAGACCCGTTACTACCGTGCTTTCGAGGCCACCTTTATCCCTGGCCTTCTTCAGACCGCAGACTACGCCCGAGCACGCTTTGCCCAGAGCATCACCGTGTTCAAGGTGCGCAACGACATCAACGAGGCAGTTGCAGAGCGCGTTCGCCGTCAGGAAGTCTTGTACCGCAGCGACAGACGATTCCATTTCATTCTTACGGAAGCTGCGCTGCGCTATAGGCTCTGTGCCCCAGACGTGATGCTCGGTCAGCTTGATCGGCTGATCTCATTCGCCGCGCTGCCGAACGTGAAGCTGGGCATCATCGGGTTCGAGACGGCATACGTGGTTGCGCCCGCTCATGGCTTCTGGCTTCTGGACAACGACCTCGTGATGGTGGAGACCTTCTCTGCTGAGCTGAACCTTGCCCAGCCGCAAGAGGTCGAGCTGTACGGCAGCGTCTTTGACCAGCTCGCCGCCGTCGCCAGCTATGGCCGGGCGGCTCGAACGATCATTACCCGGGTGATCGATGATCTCGCGCCGGAGGATGGCTCCTGATTTCGGCGGCCTGGTATCGATCGTGGAGTCGCTAGAAATACCGAGAAACTTTCTATTCGAATACGTCCGTTAGCCCTACTCTCCTTTTCAGGACGCGAACCGCGTCCGCTTCCCCCTGGGATCTTGGGAGAACTAGGTGGCCACGTTCGTACCGCTGCTCACCAGTGAGCAGATCGCCCGCTTACCCGCACGTGCCCGTGAAGTGGTCGAGTACCGCAAGAGCGGACTCAGCCTGAACCACATCCAGGGGTGCCCCCTGGACTGCGCGTACTGCATCCGACACACCTACGGTTTGTGGGACCAGCGCCAACCGCGTGCCCTCATGACCGACGCTCAGGTCGTGGCTGAGCTGGTGAATCACCGCTACTTCCAGCCGGACGTGACCCCGGTGCAGTTGTTCAACCGGGCCACCGGTCCGTTCCTGCCCGCCGTCCGTCCCCACACCTTCGCGGTGCTGGAGGACCTGGACGCACGGGGCCTCCACAACCACGTGCTGGTGATCACCCGCCACCAGATGAAGACCGAAGACGCGGTGCGCCTCAACGGCCTGCGCAACCTCAAGGTCACGCTGCTGTTCACCTATTCGGGCATCGACAACAAAAAGATCGAGCCCTACCCGTCCGAGGTGGCAGCGCAGTCCCTCAAGATCATGAGTGCAGCTGTGGGTCGTCGTTACCGCACGGTTCTGTACTGGCGGCCGTTGGTGCCTGGTCTCAACGACTCACCAGAACACCTCGATCGAGCATACGAGTTGAGTCAGCGTGCCGACGCGACGGTGTTCACCGGCCTGTTCTACCGGAACGAGATCGCGGACTACTACCGGGCGAACAACCTGCCTGAGCCGTACGACGAGACCGCGCGCCGCAAGATCGTTCCGGAGACATTGGAAAGGCGCGTCCTTTCAACCTTCGCCGGCAGCGACTCGTTGTTCCGCAAGACCTCCTGCGCAGTGTCGTACGCACATGGTGAGCCGGACTACAACGGGCACTACGGCGTCCGTGAACTCTGCGACATCTGCCCGTTGAGTCAGTTGGATCTCTGCCTGGCGGCACACCGCATCCCGACCCCGGACCGGATTCACGAGGTTGCCAGCACCTTGTCTGACGCAAGCGGCCTGGTGGTCGTTGACATCACTGAGGGTGCCGCCGTGGTCTCCGGACTCAGCGAGGAACAGCCGCGCTACTACCTGCAACACGCGCTCGGGTTCCAGGTCCACGATGTTCGGCACCCCCACCACGACCGGCGACACGGTCGAGCCGAAATCGGATGGAAGGCAGAGACGACGTGACTGACTGGACGAGCCTCAACTACGTGGTGGTCGATGTTGAGGGCAACGGCTACCAACCGCCGGACCTGGTGGAGCTGGCCGTGGTCCGGATCGTCGGCGGCGTCATCGGAGAGCTGTCGAGTTGGTTGGTTCGGCCGCTCACCCGGATCAAGCCGATGGCCGAGAGCATTCACGGCATCACCAACGAACAGGTTGCTGGCCTGCCGTTGTTCGAGAGCATCAAGGGTGACGTACGACGTGCCTTGGAAGCTGACGCCCTGGTCGCACACAACGCCCACGTGGATGTCAGTGTGCTTCAACGCAAGCTCGACAACTGGGCACCCGTTGAGGTCTTCGACACGCTCAAGCTGAGCCGTCGCTTGATGCCCGGCCAGCCGAGTTACCGGCTCGGCTCACTGGTCGAGGAGTTCAACCTGGCGGATGGTGTTCCGTCAGACCTCAAGCCTCACCGGGCCACCTACGACGCCTTGATGGCAGCACGTCTGTTCATCCACATTGCGTCGCAGTCTGCTGACGGACCCCTGTCGCTGGAAGCTCTGCGGGATCAACCGCCGCGAGGGGGCAAGCATGAAGCTCCGGCCCTTTTCTGATCACCCCCGGGGTGTGTTCGTCAGCATCGACGGTCCCAGCGGTGCCGGTAAGTCCACGATCGTGAGCCACCTGGCGCAGATGCTCGTTGCCGGTGGTGAAGACGTCCACGTGACTGCTGAGCCGTCGCAAGGACCTATCGGTGGACTCTGCCGGGAGTTGACCGAAACGGTCACCGGTCATGCCCTGGCGTGCTTGTACGCGGCAGACAGGTACCACCATGTTGAGACCGAGGTTCGGCCACACATAGAGGAAGGACGAACCGTCATCAGCGACCGGTTCATCCCCTCGGGTCTGGTGATGCAGCGGTTTGACGGCATCGATCCAGCGTTCCTGTGGCAGCTCAACGCCGAGGTAGAACGTCCCGACCTCGCGGTGATCCTTGAGGCTGACCCCGAGGTGATCTCGGAGCGGTTGAACGAACGAGGTGCGCACAACCGGTTCCAGCTCTCGCCGGGCAGCTCGCACGCAGAAGTCCACTTCTACCGCCAGGCCACGGAACGGTTGGTCCAGGCCGGGTTTGACGTGCTTCGAGTGGACTGCAATCAGCGTCCACCCGAGCAGGTTGCAGGGCTCATCCGTGATCGGTTGATGAGCTTCTTCGCAGGACCCAGCGAGTCATAAGCCGACGGGGCTGGTCGCGGTGCAGGACAACCCGCCGCCAGCCCCGTCACCCACGGTGCGGGAGTGACCGTGAAGCCCCTGATCTACGGCTACATGCGGGTTACCGATGACATGGCCGACAAAGAAGTCCGGCTGATCGAAAAGCAGTTGATTACCTTCGCCGACGCTGAGGGTTACTGTCTGGCGATCATCTTCCACGAGCAGGGTGGTGCGATGGCCGCTCTCGATGAGCTGTTGTGCGAGCTTCAGCGCTCGGAGGCCAAGCACGTCGTTGTTGCCTCGCTTGAACAACTCAGTGACCATCCGTTGCTTCAAAGCAGCTTCCTTCGAGAGATCACCGTCGTCGGGGGCGCAGTCCTACACCAGACGGCTAACCCCTGGTGGCTGACGAGCTGACGCAGCAGGAGCAAGAGCACTTCGCCAAGCGTCTCGTACTGCTGGCTGAGTTGCTTCAAGAACGAGCTATCCGCACGCGAAAACGCCAGGAAAGAGAGCGGCGATGACGGCGGAACTCATGGGGGAGACCACTACCGGCGCGACATTTCATCAGGAATGGCGACCAATGAAGAAACTTCCTCCGCTTGCGGCGTCGCTCAACCTGGCGGCTCTGCCCACCGCAGTGAGTTGTTCACGGATGTTCGTCCGGCACACGTTGCACCGCTGGACCCTCCCCGAGCGGATCGACACCGCCGAGCTGGTGGTCTCAGAGTTGGTGACCAACGCCGTGAAGGCAACCGGCGTCACTACCCTCCAACCGACGTGGGCGGAGCTGGACGGTCTGAACCTAATTAGTGTTCGCATCCTGGCGCGTGGGGATGCCTTCTCCATCCAGGTGTGGGATGCGTCGGTGGAACTCCCGGTTCAACCCGCAGCCGGCGCCGACGACGAGGCCGAGAGCGGACGAGGGTTGTTCATCGTCGGTGCCATGGCACGGCAAGTCGGACACTTCTACCCCAGGGGTGGCGGCAAGGTGGTGTGGGCGGAGCTGGCGCTTGAGTCGCCAGTTCCAACCCTCCCGCGGCGGTCGTCGAAGACGGCGACGATCTAACTACCCAAACCCGACCCTGATCTACTCCGTAGGGTGCTGGCTGGACTTCAGGCCATATGACGCGTTCCAACCCCGCAGCGGCCGTCCGTAGATTCACTTCCCCCGTACGGACGGCATGGCACCCCCGACGTGAGCACGGGCGTCGGGGGTGCCTTACGTTCCGGTATTTAGCAGAAGAACGAGCCTCGACCCTGCATCGTCGGCTTCCTTTGCGCTGGACGGCTCAATCTGTCATCGTGCACCTACCAGCACGGGAGCGTGGAGAGGTGCAGTCATGGCGCAGAAGGTAGTAGTTGAACTCTCTGACGACCTGGATGGGTCAGAGGCCGACGAGACCGTTACCTTTGCCTTGGACGGCGGGTCCTACGAGATCGACCTGAATAGCAAGAATGCGGCTGCACTGCGCGAGATCCTTGCCCCTTACACGTCCGCTGGACGTAAGCAAGGTGGTGCTCGACGGGGAGCCAAGCGCGTACCAGTGGCCAAGGACGCCAACCGCCCGGACCCGGGAGCAGTGCGATCCTGGGCCGCGTCCCAGGGCATCGAGGTGGCATCCCGGGGCCGTGTCCCTGCGGACGTGATCGTGAAGTTCCAGGCGGCTCACTGAGCCTGTCGCACGTCCTAGAACTCCTCCGTGCCCCTAAGTGGCACGGAGGGGTTACTTGATTGGACGGCACCAGCACCCCCGGCGCGAACCTTGCGCCGGGGGTGCTTTTGGTCGCTGGACTACCAGTTGAACAGAGCTGGGCGTTTACCGGTAGGTCCACTTGTAGCTATCGAAAATATGTCGTTCTGCATGTCTACATCCGAGGATACAACCGACTCGCTTGACTGAGACCCAAAGGAATACTGGTAGATATTCGCAGTGGCGGTTTTATGCGCCGCATTTCCAGGCACGTAGTACAGCGTCCAATTATTGGCTATGACCATGCCGCCCGTGCCGTCAGCGAGGTGCGTCAGTTGTTTGGTGACACCCGTCTTGATATCACGTGCGAAGACTTGCAATGGAACCGTCGGCCAAGGAGCCGAGTAGTCCAGCGGTAGGTACTGGTCATCGGGATTCATGATGGCCGCATTGAGTAGCCCCGAATCACCTTGCTGAGGGGATTAATGGAGCCATTTCGGTTGCGGTAGAAGGCTGGGTAGTTGCTGTGGATGTTGCCCTTCAGCGCTTTGTCTCGGTAGAAGTCCGTGACTCGTTTTACGGTCTTTGCACTTGACTGGTTGGCGACTGCGACCAACATGCGCGCGATGGTCTGGCATCCGCGTCCGTTAGGTCGAGCGTCATTGAGGGGAGCCACAGGATAGACTTGGGGCGACCCTCTTTAAAGTAGGCGTGGCAGTATGCCTTGATGACCCGTTCTAGATCGATGGGCTGGCGGAATATACGGTCCAGATCCCAACCGGCAATGACGTCCGTCTGGTTGTCGATGAAGTCTTGCAACCATGGCTCAAAGCCATCATCACGGATGACCTCGGGTTTATATGCTGACTTGCCGTTGTCGAAATAGTCGCATGTGGCGACACCACCCCGTGACGCAATAAGCGGGTGCACTGTCCGGAACTGGTGATTGATGCCAGGGGCGCGCTTTTTGTCCGTATCTGAAATGCGGCCATAAGGGCTCACGCGTAGTGCGGTAATGGTGGAGGTTTTATTGTCACTCACAAGATCATTTTATTAAGAATATGTAGTTACTGGAATACCCAGCGGCCTGAACGCCCACTACACGGTCGACGGCATCGCGGAGGAGTTCCGGCGGGTCCGCGAGGCCGTCGGGTAGCCGCCCGGGGGCGGTCCGGGAGCGACCCGGTGGCGGCCCGGTCCGGGCGTCCGGCTCAGTCGCTCACCCGTGGGGGTGCGGTCGGCCGCTCCGTGGCCATCTCCCGCTGCTGCTCGGGCACGCCCCCCGCCGCCTGCCCGGGTTCCGGCTGACCCAGGGCCGCCCGGCGGGCGACGCCGTCCGGCATGGTCAGGCTGAACAGCGCGGCCACCACGGCGATCACCGCCAGTATTCGGTAGGCGTCCTGGTAGGCCGCCACCGGCGGGTCGGCGGCGGCGTGCGGCCCGGCGTTCAGGACCAGCAGGGTGGCCACCACCGCCGGGGCGAGCGCCCCGGCGGTCTGCCGGACCATCGTGTTCAGGGTCGAGGCATGCGCCACGTCGGCCCGCCGCACGTTGCTCAGCGAGGCCACCGTGGTCGGCATGAACACCCCGCCCATGCCGACCCCGAGCAGGAACATGTACAGCCGGAAGGTCCACAGGCTGCTGTGCAGGTCGCAGGTGGAGAGCAGCAGCAGGACGCAGGCCACCATGCCCAGCCCGATCGCGATGATCAGGCGCGGCCCGACCCTGGCGTAGAGGGCACCCGCCACCTGGACGGTCAGCAGCACCCCGAATGCCTCGGTGAAGGTGCTGGTCCCGGACGCCAGTGCGCTCCGCCCCTGGGCCTCCTGGATGAACAGCGGCCCGAGGAACATCGCGCCCATGATCGCGACCATGCCGACCAGGCAGATCAGGTTGGTGTCGCGGAACAACCGGTCGGCGAACAGCCGCAGCCGCAGCACCGGTTCCTCGGTGCGCAGTTGGACGAACGTCGCGGCGGCCAGCAGCGTCACGCCCCCGGCCAGTGCGGCCACCACCGGCGTCGCGGACCAGCCCTGCTGGGCGCCCTCGCACACCCCGTACATGAGCCAGGCCAGGCCACCGCCCGACAGCAGCAGCCCGGGTATGTCCAGGCGTCCGGGGGTGTGGTCGCGGTGCGGTGTCAGGAACAGCAGGCCGAACACGGTGGCGGCGAGGCCGACGGGCAGGTTGACGTAGAACACCCAGCGCCAGGAGAACCCGTCGACCAGGATCCCGCCGAGGATGGGCGCCACGGCCGGGGCGACCTGCTGCGGGAAGATCATCAGCCGGGACGCGCGGACACGTTCCTGGGCGGAGAAGGTACGGAACAGCATCGCCCCGCCGACGGGCATCAGCAGCCCGCCCGCACAGCCCTGGAGCGCCCGGTAGACGACCAGTTGGCCGAGGCTGTCGGCCGATCCGCAGAGCGCGGAGGCGAGGGTGAACAGAGCGAGGGACAGCAGCAGCACCCGCTTGCCCCCGAAGCGGTCGCCCAGCCAGGCGGAGGCGGGAAGGAACATCCCTACACAGACCGGATAGACGACCACCACGCTGTCGAGGCTGGTGGCGGCGAGGTGGAACTGGCGGCCGATGGACGGCAGGGCGACGGTGGTGATCGCCCCGTCGACGATGGACAGAAAGATGGTCGAGGCCACCATGACGGGTACGACGGTGCGTTGGCTGAGGCGGTGGGGCACGGCAGGGTCCTGTGTGAGTCAGGGCATCATGAGGGCGCGTCAGAACGGGCGCGCTGGACCCGGCCGACATATACTGAGCATACTCACTATGAACGGCCTCACAATATTGGAACGAGGATCGGCGCATATGGGAGTACCAGGCAGCAGCGACATCCTGGTGGACGAGCTCTTCGCCACCACCCAGCGACTGCAGTCCTTCGTGAACGCCCGGCTGCGCGTGCACGGCGCCTCCGTCGCCCGGCTGCGGGCGCTGCGCATGCTCGC includes these proteins:
- a CDS encoding MarR family winged helix-turn-helix transcriptional regulator; this encodes MNSSDTTTWLDDTQGHAWRSFLRMHTQLMARLGRQLQTDSDLSLADFDVLVQLTDIADGRLRVLELAKALRWEKSRLSHHLGRMVGRGLIDREDCPNDRRGSFVVITPQGREAIEAAAPTHVATVRRLVFDALTPEQVAALASVSEEVLRQLEEPPAA
- a CDS encoding YceI family protein, which gives rise to MTTAITPDLSGSYTIDPAHSRLGFVARHAMVTKVRGSFNDVSGTVTIDADDPSKSSANVTIQVVSIDTGNADRDGHLRTNDFLAVEQHPEITFVSTSAKLNGADNVTLAGDLTIKGVTKSVTLEFDYQGAATDPFGNKRLGFEGTHTISRQDYGITWNAPLETGGVLVGDKVVLEFDLSLVKSA
- the mug gene encoding G/U mismatch-specific DNA glycosylase; its protein translation is MPDVTGPGLRVLFCGINPGLWSGATGHHFARPGNRFWPALYRAGFTPRQFRPDEQGELLALGLGITNVVARATAKADELTADEYRTGGLELAERVTRLRPRALAVLGIGAYRTAFGHRHAAVGRQPDDLGDTQVWVLPNPSGLNAQWTTSRLAEVFRQLREATSQI
- a CDS encoding DUF6879 family protein translates to MVGAEFGQLFRTFEHTAFRLETRDQYKSANESEALRQFVAGEPVELGWFQNWLGMIRDASDKGRRFSRVRVVSLPLTDYSRFGVYCSQHTNAAGEDIRYLPRGEVAELPDYDYWLFDSRKLVRMHFDDDENFLGGEIIEDPAVIVQHNYWRDAAWHYAVRRDDFATD
- a CDS encoding helix-turn-helix transcriptional regulator, which encodes MTLPPIRSTDVASVREARVALGQRLRELRQQANLTGRQLAESLAWPASKISKLENGHQTPTDDDIRGWTRETGSEAQADALLASLHTLESQHSEWQRQIKTGLKKHQQDLIGLDAKTRYYRAFEATFIPGLLQTADYARARFAQSITVFKVRNDINEAVAERVRRQEVLYRSDRRFHFILTEAALRYRLCAPDVMLGQLDRLISFAALPNVKLGIIGFETAYVVAPAHGFWLLDNDLVMVETFSAELNLAQPQEVELYGSVFDQLAAVASYGRAARTIITRVIDDLAPEDGS
- a CDS encoding radical SAM protein; amino-acid sequence: MATFVPLLTSEQIARLPARAREVVEYRKSGLSLNHIQGCPLDCAYCIRHTYGLWDQRQPRALMTDAQVVAELVNHRYFQPDVTPVQLFNRATGPFLPAVRPHTFAVLEDLDARGLHNHVLVITRHQMKTEDAVRLNGLRNLKVTLLFTYSGIDNKKIEPYPSEVAAQSLKIMSAAVGRRYRTVLYWRPLVPGLNDSPEHLDRAYELSQRADATVFTGLFYRNEIADYYRANNLPEPYDETARRKIVPETLERRVLSTFAGSDSLFRKTSCAVSYAHGEPDYNGHYGVRELCDICPLSQLDLCLAAHRIPTPDRIHEVASTLSDASGLVVVDITEGAAVVSGLSEEQPRYYLQHALGFQVHDVRHPHHDRRHGRAEIGWKAETT
- a CDS encoding 3'-5' exonuclease produces the protein MTDWTSLNYVVVDVEGNGYQPPDLVELAVVRIVGGVIGELSSWLVRPLTRIKPMAESIHGITNEQVAGLPLFESIKGDVRRALEADALVAHNAHVDVSVLQRKLDNWAPVEVFDTLKLSRRLMPGQPSYRLGSLVEEFNLADGVPSDLKPHRATYDALMAARLFIHIASQSADGPLSLEALRDQPPRGGKHEAPALF
- the tmk gene encoding dTMP kinase gives rise to the protein MFVSIDGPSGAGKSTIVSHLAQMLVAGGEDVHVTAEPSQGPIGGLCRELTETVTGHALACLYAADRYHHVETEVRPHIEEGRTVISDRFIPSGLVMQRFDGIDPAFLWQLNAEVERPDLAVILEADPEVISERLNERGAHNRFQLSPGSSHAEVHFYRQATERLVQAGFDVLRVDCNQRPPEQVAGLIRDRLMSFFAGPSES
- a CDS encoding recombinase family protein; translation: MTVKPLIYGYMRVTDDMADKEVRLIEKQLITFADAEGYCLAIIFHEQGGAMAALDELLCELQRSEAKHVVVASLEQLSDHPLLQSSFLREITVVGGAVLHQTANPWWLTS
- a CDS encoding ATP-binding protein, with product MTAELMGETTTGATFHQEWRPMKKLPPLAASLNLAALPTAVSCSRMFVRHTLHRWTLPERIDTAELVVSELVTNAVKATGVTTLQPTWAELDGLNLISVRILARGDAFSIQVWDASVELPVQPAAGADDEAESGRGLFIVGAMARQVGHFYPRGGGKVVWAELALESPVPTLPRRSSKTATI
- a CDS encoding Lsr2 family protein; this translates as MAQKVVVELSDDLDGSEADETVTFALDGGSYEIDLNSKNAAALREILAPYTSAGRKQGGARRGAKRVPVAKDANRPDPGAVRSWAASQGIEVASRGRVPADVIVKFQAAH
- a CDS encoding recombinase family protein; amino-acid sequence: MSDNKTSTITALRVSPYGRISDTDKKRAPGINHQFRTVHPLIASRGGVATCDYFDNGKSAYKPEVIRDDGFEPWLQDFIDNQTDVIAGWDLDRIFRQPIDLERVIKAYCHAYFKEGRPKSILWLPSMTLDLTDADARPSRACWSQSPTSQVQRP
- a CDS encoding DHA2 family efflux MFS transporter permease subunit; the protein is MPHRLSQRTVVPVMVASTIFLSIVDGAITTVALPSIGRQFHLAATSLDSVVVVYPVCVGMFLPASAWLGDRFGGKRVLLLSLALFTLASALCGSADSLGQLVVYRALQGCAGGLLMPVGGAMLFRTFSAQERVRASRLMIFPQQVAPAVAPILGGILVDGFSWRWVFYVNLPVGLAATVFGLLFLTPHRDHTPGRLDIPGLLLSGGGLAWLMYGVCEGAQQGWSATPVVAALAGGVTLLAAATFVQLRTEEPVLRLRLFADRLFRDTNLICLVGMVAIMGAMFLGPLFIQEAQGRSALASGTSTFTEAFGVLLTVQVAGALYARVGPRLIIAIGLGMVACVLLLLSTCDLHSSLWTFRLYMFLLGVGMGGVFMPTTVASLSNVRRADVAHASTLNTMVRQTAGALAPAVVATLLVLNAGPHAAADPPVAAYQDAYRILAVIAVVAALFSLTMPDGVARRAALGQPEPGQAAGGVPEQQREMATERPTAPPRVSD